A genomic stretch from Lathyrus oleraceus cultivar Zhongwan6 chromosome 2, CAAS_Psat_ZW6_1.0, whole genome shotgun sequence includes:
- the LOC127123724 gene encoding uncharacterized protein LOC127123724: MSMYTNDQRMLIHCFQDSLTGAALRWYMGLDSSQIKTFNDLGEAFIKHYKYNLDNVPGRDQLRSMQQREKEAFREYAQRWREIAAQVVPPMEEKEMTKVFLKTLDTFYYERMIASAPTDFTDMVNMGVRLEEAVREGRLVREGSSSSSGAKRYGGFMKKKEQETNAVSYNHPRRINYPYHSQHQHIAAVTPVITSAPVQVQYPQQRTNRFQQNTQYQQQHQPQQHQHQLQQRPPQQQRRTNFDPIPMSYAELYPALITKNLVQPRPRPLVPEVLPWWYKPEVSCPFHQNAPGHDLDNCFALKLEVQKLTRAGILTFKNMGPNVKDNPMPSHGPSSVNNIEVCLNEQRVTKIEEIRRSLVEIHSVLCAHGLFQHDHQICGTCSVNSRGCRKIQDDLQGVLDQGLIQTSRQVSSPESQEQEVNVIIPCFNIPEKVEISYHPREPMVIFPPGPMPYTSDKAVPYRYAATIIENSKEVEIKTLASVTNIAANSRMTRSGRVFAPPVIPSRNVEKDPVVVVPVTREVEGQTSNSTLDKETDELLRIIKLSDYKVVDQLLQTPSKISILSLLLNSAVHREALLKVLDQAFVEQDITAEQFNNVVGSITSCNGLGFCDEELPEEGKNHNFALHISANCQGDSLSNILIDTGSSLNVMPKSTLVKLKYKGGQMRHSGIIVKAFDGSRKPVIGEVDLPIGIGPHVFQITFQVMDIVPAYSCLLGRPWIHEAGAITSTLHQKLKIFKNGQIVTVNGEQAMLISHLSSFSVIEADETAVQTPFQALTIDDYKKSEGSIASFKDAQQIVKTGPTEMWGKVIELPENVNHAGLGFVDGKQVQTSVVRPFKDIFHSGGFINMVAVEEDTFEGKTEDEGPRFVTPGRSMPRERCLFQL; encoded by the coding sequence ATGTCAATGTACACCAACGACCAAAGGATGCTCATTCATTGTTTTCAAGACAGCCTTACCGGTGCAGCTTTACGCtggtatatgggattagacagtTCTCAGATCAAGACTTTCAACGATTTAGGCGAGGCCTTTATCAAACATTACAAATACAACCTTGATAATGTGCCAGGCCGAGATCAGTTGAGGTCCATGCAACAAAGAGAAAAGGAGGCATTCCGTGAATACGCGCAAAGGTGGCGCGAAATTGCAGCACAGGTTGTTCCACCtatggaagaaaaggagatgacgaAAGTGTTCTTAAAGACTCTTGATACTttttattacgagaggatgattgCAAGCGCTCCTACAGACTTTACTGACATGGTAAACATGGGAGTCCGTTTAGAGGAAGCAGTTCGAGAAGGGCGTCTAGTCAGAGAAGGAAGTTCATCTTCAAGCGGGGCAAAGAGGTACGGCGGTTTTATGAAAAAGAAGGAACAAGAAACTAATGCTGTGTCCTATAATCATCCAAGAAGGATCAATTATCCTTACCATTCCCAACACCAACATATAGCAGCCGTGACTCCAGTAATCACTTCCGCTCCAGTTCAAGTCCAATACCCTCAGCAGCGTACCAACCGCTTCCAACAGAAtactcagtatcagcaacaacatcaacctcaacaacatcaacatcagtTACAACAACGTCCACCACAGCAGCAAAGAAGAAccaattttgatccaattccaatgtcatatgcagaattgtatccagCTTTGATCACTAAAAACCTTGTGCAACCACGACCACGACCTCTTGTACCAGAAGTGCTACcttggtggtacaagccagaggTATCTTGTCCCTTTCATCAGAATGCTCCAGGTCATGACTTAGACAACTGTTTTGCTTTAAAGTTGGAAGTACAGAAGTTGACAAGAGCAGGTATCCTGACCTTCAAGAACATGGGTCCCAATGTGAAGGACAATCCAATGCCAAGTCATGGTCCTTCATCAGTGAACAATATAGAAGTTTGTCTCAATGAACAACGTGTTACGAAGATAGAGGAGATTCGGCGGTCTTTGGTTGAAATTCATTCTGTTTTATGTGCTCATGGTCTATTCCAACATGACCACCAGATCTGTGGTACATGTTCAGTCAATTCAAGAGGTTGTAGAAAGATTCAAGATGATTTGCAAGGCGTCCTTGATCAGGGTTTGATTCAGACTTCTAGACAAGTGAGTTCTCCAGAATCACAAGAACAAGAGGTGAATGTCATCATTCCTTGCTTCAACATTCCAGAGAAAGTAGAGATATCTTATCATCCGAGGGAGCCAATGGTGATTTTCCCTCCGGGCCCAATGCCTTACACTTCAGATAAAGCGGTCCCCTACCGCTATGCAGCAACTATTATTGAGAACAGTAAAGAGGTCGAGATTAAAACCTTAGCCTCAGTTACCAATATCGCAGCAAATAGCCGAATGACGCGCAGTGGCCGCGTGTTCGCTCCGCCAGTTATCCCAAGTAGAAATGTTGAGAAAGATCCAGTAGTCGTGGTACCAGTGACAAGAGAAGTAGAAGGGCAAACAAGCAATTCAACCCTTGATAAAGAAACAGATGAACTACTTAGAATTATCAAGCTCAGTGACTACAAAGTGGTAGATCAGTTGCTacagacaccgtcaaaaatctcgaTCCTGTCCTTATTATTGAATTCAGCTGTCCACAGAGAAGCACTACTGAAGGTGCTTGATCAAGCCTTTGTAGAACAGGATATAACAGCAGAGCAGTTCAACAATGTTGTAGGCAGCATCACTTCGTGCAATGGCTTAggcttttgtgatgaagaactgCCAGAAGAAGGAAAGAATCACAACTTCGCTCTCCATATCTCAGCCAATTGTCAAGGGGATTCTTTGTCTAATATCCTAATTGACACCGGTTCATCTCTGAATGTCATGCCCAAGTCTACCTTGGTGAAGCTAAAGTACAAAGGGGGGCAAATGCGGCACAGTGGAATTATTGTGAAAGCGTTCGATGGATCAAGAAAACCAGTCATTGGAGAAGTTGATTTGCCTATTGGTATTGGACCACATGTattccagatcactttccaggttatggatataGTGCCAGCTTATAGTTGTCTGCTCGGAcgcccatggattcatgaggcgggTGCCATTACATCCACGTTACACCAGAAGTTAAAAATTTTCAAGAATGGGCAAATAGTGACGGTTAATGGGGAGCAGGCTATGCTGATTAGCCACCTTTCATCGTTTAGTGTGATAGAAGCAGACGAAACGGCTGTTCAAACTCCATTTCAGGCCCTGACCATCGATGATTACAAGAAAAGTGAAGGTTCAATCGCGTCATTCAAAGACGCCCAACAGATTGTCAAGACAGGTCCTACAGAAATGTGGGGCAAGGTGATAGAGTTGCCAGAAAACGTTAACCATGCAGGATTAGGCTTTGTTGATGGAAAACAAGTGCAGACTTCAGTGGTGCGACCTTTCAAAGATATCTTTCACAGCGGTGGGTTTATCAACATGGTAGCAGTTGAGGAGGATACTTTTGAGGGAAAGACAGAAGACGAAGGCCCCAGATTTGTGACACCagga